One Paraburkholderia agricolaris genomic region harbors:
- a CDS encoding MFS transporter produces the protein MATVGGQLSQAPMTHEEKRVIFASSLGTVFEWYDFYLAGSLALYISKSFFSGVNPTAAFIFTLLSFAAGFAVRPFGAIVFGRLGDLVGRKYTFLVTIVIMGLSTFLVGFLPGYASLGIASPVIFIAMRMLQGLALGGEYGGAATYVAEHAPAGRRGFYTAWIQTTATLGLFLSLLVILGVRTAMGEDAFGVWGWRIPFLASIVLLGVSVWIRLQLNESPVFARIKAEGKTSKAPLTEAFGQWKNLKIVILALIGLTAGQAVVWYTGQFYTLFFLTQTLKVDGATANILIAIALLIGTPFFLFFGSLSDRIGRKPIIMAGLLIAACTYFPLFKALTHYTNPALEAATAKSPIVVIANPDECSFQFNPVGTAKFTSSCDIAKSALSKAGLNYENVAAPAGTLAEIKVGDTVINTYDGKAADAKDQGKAFDKTLATTLKTAGYPPKADPSQINWPMSVVILTIMMIYVTMVYGPIAAMLVEMFPTRIRYTSMSLPYHIGNGWFGGFLPATAFAIVAAKGDIYSGLWYPIVVALITLVIGMLFVKETKDSDIYAKD, from the coding sequence ATGGCTACCGTTGGCGGGCAACTCTCCCAGGCGCCGATGACGCACGAAGAGAAGCGGGTGATCTTCGCATCGTCGCTGGGTACGGTTTTCGAGTGGTACGACTTCTATCTGGCCGGCTCACTTGCGCTGTACATCAGCAAGAGTTTCTTCTCCGGCGTCAATCCGACTGCTGCCTTCATCTTTACGCTCCTCAGCTTCGCCGCGGGCTTCGCCGTGCGGCCGTTCGGTGCAATCGTGTTCGGGCGCCTGGGCGATCTGGTCGGGCGTAAATACACCTTCCTCGTCACGATCGTGATCATGGGTCTGTCGACCTTCCTGGTCGGCTTCCTGCCCGGTTACGCGTCGCTCGGCATTGCGTCGCCGGTGATCTTCATCGCGATGCGCATGCTGCAGGGTCTCGCGCTCGGCGGCGAATACGGCGGTGCAGCAACGTATGTCGCGGAACACGCACCGGCGGGACGCCGCGGCTTCTACACCGCGTGGATCCAGACCACCGCCACGCTCGGCCTGTTCCTCTCGCTGCTGGTGATTCTCGGCGTGCGCACGGCCATGGGTGAAGACGCGTTCGGCGTGTGGGGCTGGCGTATTCCGTTCCTCGCGTCGATCGTTCTGCTCGGCGTGTCGGTGTGGATTCGCCTGCAGCTGAACGAATCGCCGGTGTTCGCGCGCATCAAGGCTGAGGGCAAGACTTCGAAGGCGCCGCTGACCGAAGCATTTGGCCAGTGGAAGAATCTGAAGATCGTGATCCTCGCGCTGATCGGCCTGACCGCCGGCCAGGCCGTGGTCTGGTATACGGGTCAGTTCTACACGCTGTTCTTCCTGACGCAGACACTGAAGGTGGACGGCGCGACGGCCAACATCCTGATCGCGATCGCGCTGCTGATCGGCACGCCGTTCTTCCTGTTCTTCGGCTCGCTGTCGGACCGTATCGGCCGCAAGCCGATCATCATGGCCGGCCTGCTGATTGCAGCCTGCACGTACTTCCCGCTGTTCAAGGCGCTGACTCACTACACCAACCCGGCACTCGAAGCGGCTACGGCGAAGTCGCCGATCGTCGTGATCGCGAACCCGGACGAGTGTTCGTTCCAGTTCAATCCGGTCGGCACGGCGAAGTTCACGAGTTCCTGCGACATCGCCAAGAGCGCGCTTTCGAAAGCCGGCTTGAACTACGAGAACGTCGCGGCGCCGGCGGGCACGCTGGCGGAGATCAAGGTCGGCGATACGGTGATCAACACGTATGACGGCAAGGCCGCCGACGCCAAGGATCAGGGCAAGGCGTTCGACAAGACGCTCGCGACCACGCTGAAGACCGCCGGCTATCCGCCGAAGGCCGATCCGTCGCAGATCAACTGGCCGATGAGCGTGGTGATCCTGACGATCATGATGATCTACGTGACGATGGTCTACGGGCCGATTGCGGCAATGCTGGTGGAGATGTTCCCGACGCGCATCCGCTATACCTCGATGTCGCTGCCGTATCACATCGGCAATGGCTGGTTCGGCGGCTTCCTGCCGGCGACCGCCTTCGCGATCGTGGCGGCCAAGGGCGACATCTACTCGGGGCTGTGGTATCCGATTGTAGTCGCGCTCATCACGCTCGTGATCGGCATGCTGTTCGTCAAGGAAACCAAGGACTCGGATATCTACGCGAAGGACTGA
- a CDS encoding sensor histidine kinase: MSARADRATAHAADLDEARDERYANPFAPPDETEAAAEARPRSLFGEILDWMLAPLLLLWPMSLAVTYLVAKSIANGPFDRALETDAYVLARQIHPINGVAELSLPDSTRDFLRADNVDSVFYQVLGTRGELVGGERDMPLPHEEDRPPPGLVEFRDDVLRGNDIRVAYTTVEFPQTPGAQPVLVQVAETLDKRSQLANDIIKGVILPQFVILPLAILLVWFGLSRGLAPLHALQAHIRARRPDDLSPLEARRAPPEIEPLVTSFNDLLTRLEQNMELQKRFIADAAHQMKTPLAGLRTQAELALRQDASAEVHRSLEQIATSSEQAARLVTQLLALARAENRMSGQIFTPVEVTEVARSAVRDWVQAALAKQMDLGYEAPEEPVEVDGNPVMLREMLSNLIDNAIRYTPAGGRITVRVRHDVAARRVHLEVEDTGLGIPVAERSRVVERFYRILGREGDGSGLGLAIVREITIMHGGEMTIDDNVYQTSPRLAGTLVRVSLHVLERAQDLP; this comes from the coding sequence GAGCGCTACGCCAATCCGTTCGCCCCGCCCGACGAGACCGAAGCCGCCGCTGAAGCACGCCCACGCTCGCTGTTCGGCGAAATTCTCGACTGGATGCTGGCGCCGCTCCTGCTGCTTTGGCCCATGAGCCTCGCGGTCACTTACCTGGTCGCCAAGTCGATCGCCAACGGCCCGTTCGACCGCGCGCTCGAAACCGACGCCTACGTGCTCGCCCGCCAGATTCATCCGATCAATGGCGTGGCGGAGCTGTCGCTGCCCGATTCCACCCGCGACTTTCTGCGCGCCGACAATGTCGACAGCGTGTTCTATCAGGTGCTCGGCACGCGCGGCGAACTGGTGGGCGGCGAGCGCGACATGCCGCTGCCGCACGAGGAAGACCGGCCGCCGCCGGGCCTCGTCGAATTCCGTGACGACGTGCTGCGCGGCAACGACATCCGTGTCGCCTATACGACCGTCGAGTTTCCGCAGACGCCCGGCGCGCAGCCGGTGCTGGTACAGGTCGCCGAAACACTCGACAAGCGCAGCCAGCTTGCCAACGACATCATCAAAGGCGTGATCCTGCCGCAGTTCGTGATCCTGCCGCTGGCGATCCTGCTGGTGTGGTTCGGCCTGTCGCGCGGACTCGCGCCGCTGCATGCGCTGCAGGCGCATATTCGCGCGCGCCGCCCAGACGATCTGTCACCACTCGAAGCGCGCCGCGCGCCGCCGGAAATCGAGCCGCTGGTGACGTCGTTCAACGATCTGCTGACGCGTCTCGAACAAAACATGGAGTTGCAAAAGCGCTTTATCGCCGACGCCGCGCATCAGATGAAAACACCGCTGGCCGGCCTGCGCACCCAGGCTGAACTGGCGCTGCGCCAGGACGCCTCCGCGGAAGTCCACCGCTCGCTCGAACAGATCGCCACCAGTTCGGAGCAGGCGGCGCGTCTCGTCACCCAACTGCTGGCGCTGGCGCGCGCGGAAAACCGCATGTCGGGCCAGATTTTCACACCCGTCGAGGTGACGGAAGTCGCGCGCAGCGCGGTGCGCGACTGGGTTCAAGCCGCGCTCGCCAAGCAGATGGACCTCGGCTACGAAGCGCCCGAAGAGCCGGTCGAAGTGGACGGCAATCCGGTCATGCTGCGCGAAATGCTGTCGAATCTGATCGACAACGCGATCCGCTATACGCCGGCTGGCGGCCGGATCACCGTGCGGGTGCGGCACGACGTGGCGGCGCGGCGCGTACACCTGGAAGTGGAAGACACCGGGCTCGGCATTCCGGTGGCCGAGCGCTCGCGGGTAGTTGAGCGTTTTTACCGGATTCTCGGCCGCGAAGGCGACGGCAGCGGCCTCGGGCTCGCGATCGTGCGCGAGATCACGATCATGCACGGCGGCGAGATGACGATCGACGATAACGTCTACCAAACCTCCCCGCGGCTTGCCGGAACGCTCGTCCGTGTCAGCTTGCACGTGCTCGAACGGGCACAGGACTTACCCTAA